The genomic region GAAAATTAATCATTAATTATTATAGATTTTTCCACGGCGACTATGTGAATAGTGATGGTAGAAGATTATTAGAGGAGATTCTGAGAATGATAATGTATGAACACCCAGAATATAAGAGGAGGATCTATAAGATTAGAAGGGATCCTAGCCTTTACAATATTTTAAAGCTCGGAGAAGATATTGTTGGTCCAAGAATACATGAATGGGTCGAAGAAGGAATTAATTCGTTTCATTATTGATTATTTCCTTTTATTATTACCTTTTATTCTTAGTAATGGTAAGCACCCACTGCATAGTTCTAATTGGTAATATATGCAGTTTTCACATTTTGGATCAGGTTTTCTAATGGGAACCATGGTGTTATTTGGTATTTTACCATATTCTATATAGTATTCTTCAATATCTGGATCTAGACTTATTAACCGACTTATAAAAGATGCTATTTCAATTTTATTTCTTGAATAAATCATCGCTATTACTCCCTCATGGTTAACCATTACTCCAAGTAATTTATTGCATTTAGATAAGGTTTCTGCTAGCTTTTCAGGATTCTTCGTCCTAAATCTTATAATAGCAGCAATATTCCCGAGGATTTTTGTGTTCACATATGGTTTTATTTCGAGATACCCCTTGTTTATTAATCTAATTATTCTATTACGTATAGCTGTATAGCTTAAACCCGTTGCTTCTGCAAGTTTAGAAATACTAGTCCTGCCGTCGGTGGCTAGCATTTGTATTAATTTAATGTCAGCATTGTCAAGATTTCTCGCCATAATATTCACCATTTATTTTTTCCCACTCAAGCCCTTATATTTCTAAACTTTATAATAAATTAATGGGACAAATTACTAGGCTTTAAACTAACATATAATCTTGCTCTTTGTTTACCGCTCCTCATACCAGCTACTTCATAGTTTTCCTTGATCACTAAGCCCAACATATTTGATAGTTTACGGCTCAGCTTACGTGCTGCTCCATGATTATAGAAGTAAATATCGATGCCGTTTTTAACTTCAATATAATCCACAAGATCCTGTCTTAAACGCTTATCTCTACTAAATATTTTCTCTAAAGCCTTCTCCAAATCCTTAACATGGACGTCTCTGATTTGAACAACTGCTTCAAACTCTCCGCTCTCAATCATTTTACATCTTGGACACTTTGTCGGGTTTAAGTAAACGATAAAATCCAATGGATAAACAAATTCTTTACCTCCATAAATACCTCTAAAATATACTCTAACAACTGTTCTCCAAGAAGCACTTGTTACAAGCTCATACCCATCAATTCTCAGATCATCAACGCCTATACCGGGTTTAACCAGTTCTTTCAATTGATTATATACGATATGATGTAAGGCTTCATTAAAACCGTTTGTATCTATCCATTTATAACCTATACGTACAGCTCCACAAACTTTGCAGAAATCTACTCTTATCTCTCTCTTAACCTGCTCAATTATTTCTCCTCTCTTAATTCTACAGCGTAGACAAACACCTTCAACAACGGGATTGTCAGGTGTATCTTCTGCACCACAATATATACAGAACCTAGTCATTAATACACACCATTAATTCATAGTAATCTATCTATGTAGTTATGGTTCTAATAGCAACGTATATATTGATTGGTAGAGGAATTAATAGGAGTAAATACAGTGCTGTTTGTGGCTCGAAAACAAAAAGAACAAGATCAAAGGTGTTAAGAACATTAATGGAATAGATAAGATAAACAATAATAGGAGCCTCCTAACAATACCTAGGCTAAGCTCTGTCCAAGCATCAAGTTTGCCCCAGAGAAAACGAAGTATTAGTGAAAAAGATAGGTATGCCCCAAATATCCAATACGAGATAAATGTATAGAAAACCATGAAGCCATGGAGCAGAGAGATAAGAAATGAAACAATTATAAGAGAAATAAATACTATGGGGAGAAACAATATTGTTGAAGCAATGGTTTTTCCTAAAACAACTTCTTCCCTACTCAATGGATAAATATAGAGTAACCTATTCCTATCAGCTTCTAAGAAAACAAGGATTGGAGTAGTTATTACTGCTAAAATATACGCTACCAAACCATATAATCCAATAAGAACATATGAATCAGCATTATTCAATCCTTCAAGAAAAGATTGTATGGCTGGATTAAATAATGGAATATATAAAGGTGTTAGAATAGCAGCTATTTCTCCATAAAATTGTTTTTGCCGAGTATGATCCCTAATTAGCAGATAAAGATCCTTTAGCCCCAAAGTAACAATCTTGGATCTAGAGAGGATCCTCTTGCTACCACCACTACTTATTCTCTGAGACCAGATTATTTTAACACCGTATTTTCTAGGAATATATAGTGAAGAAGAGAATCCAATGATAAAGTATAGTAAACTATAAAAAACTGGTTCTGGTTCAAAACCGTTTATTGAAGCATAAACGTATGGAATAGGGAAAATGAATATATAATTCCTAATAACCGATAAAACCTCGTATCTAGAACCTAAACCCATAAAGTATACGTAGAAAGATAATACTGCTATAATAATTGATAAATATAATATCAGAGATACTAGCGAATTCGTTTCCGGCTTAATTTTAGAGTAAATAATTATTGCTAACGGATAAATTAAGAGGACTAGCGATACAAAACCTAGTGGTACCATGATTATGGGAGAAAATGATTCTAGAACAATAGATATTATTGTACCTATAGATAACCCAGTACCTAATAAAAGACTATTCGCTTATTTGGATATTATGGTTGTTTTGGAAATTATGAAAACTGTTGTTTTGATAGATTGGCGGGGTTCGCTTTATAAACCCTCACTAATATAATGGTTAATAAAAAGCAGATGAAGGGCTCAAAAGTGGTCTGTGTGGAGCCCCGATAGCCCCCTCCGTGAAGGGATGAAGCCCCAACCCAAGAGGGGGAAGCCCGTGCAAGCATCCAAAATTTCCAAAACAACCAAAAAATAAAGCACGGGCATCCACTTAATCCTCCCCCCACAATAATACTGTATGAAGCTGCTTTTTCGATGCTCTCATGTTTAATAGGCATATATTCGATAGGCTTGGTCATTCCAAGGTCTCGGATGGAAGCTGTTACTTGGTATATGAGATCCAGAATAATAACTATAGATATAAGCATAGCCATGATTAAGTAGGATGCTGTGAATGCTTTTGAAATATTGGGTAATCCCATAATGTTTGAACCATAAGATACAATGGGTATCCATAAACCAATGAATAATCCGCTCATCATCCCCGTTAATAGCCATTTCAAATTGTAGACTAATACTCCATCATCTATACTAGGCATTAAGATTTTTATGAAATAACCATATATTCCTCTCCTAACACGATAACGGGAAAGACTACGATAAATTGCTTCTCGGATAAATATTAATGCTAAATAAAAAGATTCACGGTTTAGCAATTGCATTGGTTCAACCCATTAGAGCTTTTATAATTTCTTCAACTTGTAGCTTAGACCTTGTTAGGCTTAGGAAGGCTTCTTCTAATCCCTCTGTTCTAGCTTTCTCCAAGACTTCTTCAACGCTTCCAGTAGATATTATTCTTCCCTTATATAGTAGGATAATATTATCAGCTAGTGCTTCAGCGATTTCTAGTACATGTGTGGATAATAGGATTAAACACTCTTTTGTTGCCTTATTCTTTAGTACTGTCTTTAATGCTCTAGCTATCCTAGGATCAATACCTATAAATGGTTCATCAAGCAAATAAATTAGTGGATCATGTATGAATGCTGCTGCTAACAATACTCTTCTCTTATATCCATGGCTAAGCGATCCTATGAATTCATTTATTTTATCTCTTAACATAAAAGCATCAATTACTCTCTCAATACTTCTTTTAGCAATATCTTGTTTTAAACCATATATTCTAGCAACAAATTCTAGATATTCTTTAACGCGGAGACTATGATACAATGCATCATCTTCGGGTACATAGCCAATGATCCTCCTTATAGGTATTGGGTCTCGAGCAGGATCATGTCCATAAACAACTATTTTTCCAGTATCAGGCTTTATTATTCCTAGTATTAGTTTCATGAGCGTTGTTTTACCACTACCATTAGGTCCAAGCAATACATTTACTTTTCCAGGCTCTATACGTAAACTAATATTTTCTAGTGCAGGGGTTTCACCATAGTATTTAGAGACGCTCTGGAAAACTATCATCCCAAACAACCATTTATTATATCCATTTAAGTTCTCCCATTGTTTCCCTAATCCTCTCCTCTAATTTCCTAACCCACCAAGGAACCCTAATATTCTCTATACATCTATCTGGAGTATATGCTTTAATATCGAGAACAGGTGTTCCATCATATAGATCTAGTCCTCTAACCTTTAAGAATCTCCCGTTTCTTTCAACAAGTTCTAGAATAGATAAAGCTATAGGGTTAGGTCTATGTGGAGAATCTGTACAGAATACTCCTACTAATGGTAAATCATCAATTTTTATACCGAATCTCCTAAGTCTCCTATGTCTAACCTTTAAGACTCTTCTATTCTCGTCTGATACCATGTGTAGATACGATATTACTATTATATGTGAAAAACCCTCGATTCCGTCAAGCCCTTCTTCATATTCTGGGAAAACCTCTACTACTCCTTCAACACCTGAATAACTATTCTTTATATCCTCGATACTAGCATTTGTATGGATCACACCTATAGGTTCTAATCTAATATCATATTTCTGATGGATCAATTATTAACACCCTAATCAAAAATACAATATGTAGACTATGATTAATGTTGTGGAGGGTGGAGAGCTACTATGTCTTTAAACAAGCACTCTTGGATGGATATGATAATATTTATTCTCAGCTTTTCTTTCCCATTAACAATGATCGCATTAGCTATCTCTATGTCGTCATGGTTTAATATATGGAATAATGCATTAAGCGATCTAGGACATGCTGTTAAAAGCAGTGTTGCTCCAATATTCAATCTAGGTCTTGCAATTGGTGGGATACTAATTGTTATAGTTGGTTTAAGAAATCTTTATTCGTGGAGTAGAGTTAAAGGATCTTTAATCATATCCATGGGTGTATTTCTTAACTTAATAGGGGTTTTCGACGAAGTATATGGTTGGATACATTTCCTAGTCTCAGTATTGTTTTTCTTATCAATAATAGCATATTTCATAGCTATATCAATACTTGACAAATCATGGATAGCTGTTCTACTAATAATAGGTCATATTGCAATGTGGTATCTACACTTTGCTTCAGAGATTCCGAGAGGTGCGGCTATTCCCGAGTTATTAGCGGTATTCTCGTTTTTACCATTCTATATAAGAGACTATTTTAAATCATACACTAAACGATAGTGATTTCACCTCTAGAAGTATAATAGTATGTATGGGAGCAATGAATGGGTAAGTGTAGGATCTGTGGTAGAGAAAACATATTGGTCTCAGACACTATTGGTGTTTGTGTTGATTGTTTAAGAAAATATCCTGAGAAAGCTCTCCCCATAGCATTAGAAGCTCACAGGAGATCAAGATATAGATTTGGACTCCCTCCTGTTACACCTACTGATCACGGAGGTATCAAGTGCAGTATTTGTGGTAGGGGATGTATTATTGGAAACAGTAAAAGAGGATATTGTGGTGTGAGATTAAACAAGGATAATCAATTAGTAAACATAACTGGTAGTCCTTGGATAGCTACTGGCCTATATTATTATGATCCTCATCCAACTAATTGTGTAGCCTATCCTGTATGTCCCGCAGTAACTGGGAGGGGTTACCCAAAATATGCTTTGTCTCCTAAGGGGGAGAGAGGCTACTATAATATTGCAGTATTTTATGGTGCATGTAATATGGATTGTTTATATTGTCAAAACTGGGAATATAGAAAAATGGCTTCACAAGGCAAACCCTTCCTCAGCATAGAGGATCTTGTTAATAGTGTGAATGAGAAGACAACGTGCGTATGCTTCTTTGGAGGAGACCCTGGTCCGTGGAGTATACATGCAATAGAAGCATCTAGGAGAATGATTGAGAAAGCTAGGAGGATTGGTAATAAAGTGTTTAGAATTTGCTGGGAAACAAATGGTTTGTGGAATCCATATATTCTACGGAAAGCAGTAGAAATAAGCTTGGAAACAGGTGGTATTGTTAAAATAGATTTCAAAGCTTGGAGCCCCGAAGTATATATTGCACTAACAGGTATTGAGCCTGAACATGTAGAGCTTATAAGGAAGAATATAAAACTTGTAGCAGAATATTTTGATCAAAGACCAGATCCCCCCTTATTAGTTGTATCAACGCTATTAGTACCCGGGTATATTGATGATTATGAAATAGATAATATGACTAGATATATTGCTGAAATAAATAATGAGATCCCATATGTTTTCTTAGGCTTCCATCCAGATTATGAATTAATAGATCTACCTAGGACCAGTTGGAAACACGCACTAAGAGCTGTAGAGATAGCGCGTAGGAATGGTCTTAGAAGAGTATATGTGGAGAATCAATGGTTATTATCAAATCAGTATTGAGATAGTTACTGAATATACTATGAAACAAAACCATATCGTTTTAATTATGTCTCGTTCCATATACTCTAGGTGAAACAAAACGAACAATTTATCAGCGATATAGGGATGGAGCTTGTATGATTTAATACTATTGTTTCTGGGAGCTCTCGGGATAGGTTTTGTATCTGCTATTGTAGGTATTGGTGGAGGAACACTCATGATTCCCTTCATGGTTCTCATACTGAACTATGATGTAAAAGAAGCTATAGCTACCAGTCTTGTAAGCATAATTGTTACATCATCATCTGCATCAAGTATTTATTTGCGTAGAAGAGATGTTGATCTAAAAACAGCTTTTCTACTCGAGCCATCAACGGCTGCAGGAGCAATAGTGGGGGCTTATCTAACAATATCTCTACCAACAAGAATAGTTGAGACAGCTTTCTCTCTCCTACTACTATATGTTTCTATCTCGATGTTGAGAGATGCTTTGAGGAGAAAAGAGATCGAGACAGGTAATTATAAGGTGTCGAGACAGCGTAGAGGAGTAGGTGTACTGATAGCTTTCTTGGCCGGCTTAACATCTGGAATGCTTGGTATTGGTGGCGGTGTTCTCAAAGTTCCACTTATGACGATGGTTTTAGGCTTACCTATTAGAACAGCAATAGCTACAAGCAGTTTTATGGTTGGATTAACAGCTAGTGCTGGAAGCTTAGTCTATTTATTGAAAGGGTACGTAAACCCCTACGCAGTCGCATCATTAGCTCTAGGAATAATACCTGGAGCAACCTTGGGTGCTCATATGCTGAAAAAGATTAGTCCGAGAATTCTAAAAATAATATTCTCAGTCACATTAATGTATGCCTCAATAAAACTCCTAATATAATACTGGAGGAGACCTGGAAATATGTATGAAAAAGCCGCAGAAATATTAAGAACCGGAGTATTTCTTGGACTAGTAATGCTGCTAATAGGATTGTTTGTCAATAATTTATTACATGTAGATCTATTAGTATATGTTGGCTTAGTAACCATTATCATAACACCTATGATCACTTTATTCTCCATAAGTATCATGCTTCTTCTAAGAAAAGACTATAGATCATTTACATTATCCTTAATACTACTATTCATATTAATAATATCAATTATCGCGGCCTTCCTAGAATAGGAAACAAATAATAAAACTCGTTCTCCTACGAATTAAGAACTTTATATAATGTTACAGTTATTGTGGCTGGATAAGCAAACATAATCAAGCTTTGTCTAACTCGGAGATCTATGCGATAAGTTATCTTTAATAATTAGACTCGTTTGTTTTCAAAATATTGTTGAATAAATTGTTCCATTACGATTTTCTGAAACAATTCTCGAGACAATAGGATATATAAAAACTTAATAATTTGAATAATACTTGTTTTATGGAATAATTCTATTTTCTCTTGCCAATATATTTAGTTATTAGCTGTAAGAATGGTGGGAGCGATCTAGTTTGTACATATATTCTTCCAGGTCCTTCAACTTCTATGACAAGTTCTTCTCCACCGAAAAAGAAGCTTTTTAATCCACCAAACCTTCTAATATTCCATTTCATACCGTCATCCATTGCTACGAAGTGGAAATTATCTATGATGATTCTCTCGCCTACACCCAGTTCTTTCTTTAATATTCCTCCATAACTATTTATCCATACGCCGCCAACGCCACTAGCTTTTAGCCAAAACATTTCTCCCTCAGCTAATAATCCTCTCAAACCCCTCTATGCAACACTCAGCTTTATATCGCCATGGTGTGCAAGATAGCTTGTATCTTGAATAATTAGGTCTCTCGAACCATTCAGAGCAACATACTCTATATCTCCGGGTAAAGAAGGAGCAAACCAAACCTCTCCTCCCCTAGGACCTGCTGTGAAAGTATTCATGAATATTGATTCTCCACCCAATAATTTTCTTGCAATAGCACTACCCAAACCACCTGTATGAGTTTTCACATTAACGTCCCCAGCCATATACACCATAGCACCAGGCTCTGCAGTAACGCTTTCATTCGGTTCAAGGACTACTTGTAAAAGAGAATATGAAGGCCTAGTTACAATTTCCCACTTCATAATGCATACCCCGAATAAACAGCAACATATATTCAAAACACGTTTTATTTATGTTTTTATTGTTCCAACAAAATAATATGATTATTTATATCTTGTATTGAATCAGGATCTAAGCATGGACTAGAATAATTAGAATAGGAAAAGAGAGCCGCCGGCGGGATTTGAACCCGCGACCACCGGCTCTCCCGGCCTATGTATTGTACGGGCCTGAATTAGTTCCTTGGTCTCTTCGGGCTTACAAGGCCGGCGCTCTACCGGGCTGAGCTACGGCGGCTATTCATTAATGTATTTGATTTAGTTGGGATTAATAATTTTTAGCTTCGCATTTCTTTTTCAAGTATTTATCGAACCATTCCTTGATCTCTTTTAATCTCTCCATTCTGTGTTTAGGCTTACCGCTTCTGCTCAGATCATGGTTTTCTCCAGGGAATATTACTAGTTTAGTATCTACCCCCTTTAATTTCAATGCTTTATACAGCATTAATGCTTGGTCAAGCCAGCAACGATAATCTTCTTGCGAATGTATTATTAGTGTTGGTGTTTCAGCGTTTTCAATGTATTTGATCGGGCTTTTCTCTAAGCATGTCTCCGGGTTTCTCCAAGGAGTGCATCTTATCTGGTCTTCTACGAAGTAGTGTCCAATATCTGTTGTTCCATACATGCTTATCCAGTCTGATATTGATCTCTGTGTAACAGCTGCTTTGAAGCGATTTGTATGTGTTATTATCCAGTTAGTCATGAAGCCACCATAGCTTCCTCCAGCAACACCTATTCTTTCTGGATCTAGGAAATTGTATCTCTTCAATGCTTCATCGACTATTTCTAATAAGTCTTGATAATCTCTTTCACCATAGTGTCCACGTATATCCGCGAATTCCTCGCTGTATCCATCGCTTCCACGAGGATTGCCGTAAACGATGGCGTATCCATTACTGACAAGGTAGTGTAATTCTTCTATGAAGCTCCAGCCATAGCTTGTTTTGGGTCCGCCATGAATGTATAGGATCCACGGTATTTTATCTCCAGTTTTACTCGGATACATGATCCATGCATCGATTTCTGCTCCATCGCTAGCTTTAAATACAAATTTTTCAACCTTTCCCAACTCTATTCTTGATAGATAGAACTTGTTGAAGAACGATAATTTTCTCAACGAATTATTCTCGTATAGGTAGAGTTCTCTTGGCTCGTAAGGAGTCATGCCCAGTAAAGCTATTCTACCATTAAATGACACACTATAATCATCTACTACAAATCCCTCTCTACCATATACTTCTATGAACTGGTCGGATAAGGGATTATAAGCCATAAGGTGTGTTATGCCTTTTTCGGATACTAAGAAGTACAAGTTATAGTTTCTATCCCAGTATAATTCGCGAGTATTGCTTCGTGCTCTAACATCAGAGTTTAAAGTATTCAATACGTTTCTGTCAAGACTGCACGTAATACATTTCTCCTCTCCAGTATCTGTATTTATCAGGTATACTTTATAATGAGTACTAAATCCTCTCTCCCGACGATGAAATATTAATGCAACATATTTATCGTCGGGAGACCATGCAGGGGTAAAATATGTTGTTATATTCTCCAACAATACTCTATCCTTTTTCTCGACAAGATCATATATGTGTAGCTCTGATAAGTAAGGGTTCACTCTATCCTTAGATAAAGTATAGGCTATGTATCTCCCATTATTACTCCAAGAAGCTGATCTCACAAAGATTTTTCCACTAGTTATTTTCTCATATTCTCCACTATCAGGATCAAGTATGATTAGGTGAGAAGACATATTATATACGAATCCAACACCATTAAACCATACAGGCATATCATCAATGTGTTTAACATCTTCTTCTGGTTCTCCTTCATTAATTATTGCTAACAAGTATTTTCCATCAGGACTCCACTCTATTCTTCGAACTCCTCCTTTAAACCAAGCAACAAGTCTAGGTTCACGAGAATATTTTAGATCAAGTATATATATTCCGTTTCCACGATCATTTTCTGATTCTGCATCTCTCCTACTTATAAAAGCTAGTTTCTCACCTCTCCGATCAGGCTCTGGGCTCTGATCCGTTGGACCCTTCGTTATCGGTGCATAATTATTTGTTGAGAGATCATAAAGCCAAATATTTGTTTCGTATCTATCCTTATCCATATTAATGCTTGTTAATGTGAAGAATATCTTGTCTCCATTAACTGTTATTATTGGTGAAGAAACTATTTTGAGGTGAGCTAGGTCTTCCGGTTTATTCAACTCAGTTCTCCTCAAATTCTTGTCTATAATAATATTTTATTTTCCCTCCTAGAAAAATAGCTTTACATGAATACTTACCCAGTGAACCGGGCAGGGTAAAAACAGCGTAGTTTTATGGTGGATAGTGAGAGATGAGTATATCAATACCTTTGCCGAGGTTTTTTGATCGCGAACTATTGTCTAGAGTTGTTAGTATAAGTTTACCGATGATCATTAGTGAATTAAGTAATAGTATTTATGCAATAACTGATACTTATTTTGTTAAAGGTCTTGGTACTGTTGCTTTAGCAGGTGTAGGTTTAGGTAGTTATTTGTCATGGCTTTTCTTTGTTGTCTTATCGCTTTTCTATAATGGTGTATTAATATATGTGGCTCAATCATATGGTGCCGGTAAACTAGTATATGCTAGAAGGGGGTTGAGCGAGGCAATAGTTTACGGCACAATAATAGTATTTGCAATTTCATTTTTTGGATATATTTTTGGAGGATATATTTTAATGCTACAAGCTGGGGGAACAGGTCCTGTATGGGAAGCTGCAAAAGCTTATTTTAGTATCCGTGTTCTAGGATTGCCGATCAGCCTTATAGCGTGGTCAATGGATGCTGGTCTCAGAGCTATTGGAGCAACAAAGCAGTCAATGTATGTTAATCTTTATAGTGTAGGATTAAACATTGTGCTGGATCCACTATTTATATATGGGTACGCTGGTTTTCCAAGATTAGGCGTCGTTGGTGCTGCTTTAGCAACTGTTATATCTATTGCTTTAATGATACCATTAGAATACTATTATTTAGCTAAACATACACTAGCCCCTAACAAGATTTATAAACCGAAAATAGTCTTCAAGATCATGGATTTAGGCTTACCAGTTATGATTGAAAGACTGATTTTTGCAGCTGGAAACAATGTTTATATATCTCTTATATCTAGATGTGGAGAAGCAGCTTTAGCCGCTCATCAAATAGGGGTACGTATTGAGAGCTTAATATATATGCCAGGATTTGCATTCTCAATGGCTGCATCAGCACTGGTGGGGCAAGAGATAGGTGCTGAAAATATTAGTGGTGGGAGGAGAATAGGTTGGGAAACAATTAAGCTCGGAGTACTCTTTATTACATTGACAGGTTTAATTGTAGCCGCTACATCATATTATATAACCATGCCTTTTGCAACGGATCCTGTGGTACACAAGCTTGCATCGATATATTTGATCATAGCTGGTTTAAGCGAGTTAGGGCTGGGATTAGCTATGGTAATTGGTGGAGCAATAAGAGGAGCGGGGAATACGAGAATACCTCTCATAATTAATGCTGGAAGCCTCTACCTATCCAGGATAATCCCAGCAATGATCCTAGTTAATTATCTAGGGGTCCTAGGTCCCTGGCTAGCAATGTTTATAGATGTATATGTTCGAGGAATAATATTCTTAATAATATTTACTAGGTATTTCGAGAAATTAGCTAGGAAGATCGTGTAAAAATATCTATTCTTACAAGTATAGTACTTGTATATGGGAGATGAAGAAGTTACGCACTCGTCAACCCCGCTTAGGGGGATGCACGAGCCCACTCCGCAGATCCCCTGGTTGAAATGATGAGAATTGGTCTTTGAGGAAACCCTCGATGATTGAGGGTGATGCTTGAGGGAACGAATGCTGATCTTTCCCAACAAATCTTTATTCTTAGCAATTGTAATATATAGAGTAATACATGGGATTCCCAGGTGGTTCGCTTACAATGTATAATGATTGGACTGAACAATTAGAGTATAGAATAGGTAAATATATAATAGGCGGTAAGCCAGGTAAAAACCCTGCATGGCTTATTGGATCAATATTTTATCTAGGAGACAAGCTTTTACTCAGTGAGAAAGGAGATTTTGATAAGGAAAAAGCTAAAGCGAAAATCGAGGAAGCTATAAATATTGCTGAAAACTACTCATTAGTTTTCGGATTAGACGTTGTATTTCCCAGTATTGAAAGCATTGATAAAATATTACCATTTATATCAGAATATGATATCCCTATATTTCTTGACAGCCCAGACCCAATTATTAGAGCTAAAAGCTATCTAGTAGCTAAAGAGCTTGGAATAAATGATAAAATCATAGCTAACGGAATCTTCATAGATAGCCCTGAGGAAGAAATAAATGCATTAAGAGATGGTGGGATAAAAACATCAGTAATAATGGCTTTTGATCCTAGAAACCCGTTGAAATCAATTAATCCATTAGAGAGGCTAAGACTCCTAGAAACCGTCCTTTTGCCTCTCGCTGAAAAAGCCGGTGTTGAACAAGTTCTTGTCGACGCTATAGTAATCGATCCTGCAAGTATAGCGTTTAGTGCTGAAACAATATTTGAGACCAAGAAGAGATTTGGTTATCCAAGTGGTTGTGCACCAGCCAATGCTCTCGGACCTGTATCTAAGTCTAAAACTAGTATTGGAGAAATGTATGGCGTACATGGAGGCGTCGCTGTCTATTTAAGAATTCATGGAGCAGA from Staphylothermus marinus F1 harbors:
- a CDS encoding Lrp/AsnC family transcriptional regulator; the protein is MARNLDNADIKLIQMLATDGRTSISKLAEATGLSYTAIRNRIIRLINKGYLEIKPYVNTKILGNIAAIIRFRTKNPEKLAETLSKCNKLLGVMVNHEGVIAMIYSRNKIEIASFISRLISLDPDIEEYYIEYGKIPNNTMVPIRKPDPKCENCIYYQLELCSGCLPLLRIKGNNKRK
- a CDS encoding 60S ribosomal export protein NMD3; this encodes MTRFCIYCGAEDTPDNPVVEGVCLRCRIKRGEIIEQVKREIRVDFCKVCGAVRIGYKWIDTNGFNEALHHIVYNQLKELVKPGIGVDDLRIDGYELVTSASWRTVVRVYFRGIYGGKEFVYPLDFIVYLNPTKCPRCKMIESGEFEAVVQIRDVHVKDLEKALEKIFSRDKRLRQDLVDYIEVKNGIDIYFYNHGAARKLSRKLSNMLGLVIKENYEVAGMRSGKQRARLYVSLKPSNLSH
- a CDS encoding ABC transporter ATP-binding protein — translated: MIVFQSVSKYYGETPALENISLRIEPGKVNVLLGPNGSGKTTLMKLILGIIKPDTGKIVVYGHDPARDPIPIRRIIGYVPEDDALYHSLRVKEYLEFVARIYGLKQDIAKRSIERVIDAFMLRDKINEFIGSLSHGYKRRVLLAAAFIHDPLIYLLDEPFIGIDPRIARALKTVLKNKATKECLILLSTHVLEIAEALADNIILLYKGRIISTGSVEEVLEKARTEGLEEAFLSLTRSKLQVEEIIKALMG
- the tsaA gene encoding tRNA (N6-threonylcarbamoyladenosine(37)-N6)-methyltransferase TrmO, giving the protein MIHQKYDIRLEPIGVIHTNASIEDIKNSYSGVEGVVEVFPEYEEGLDGIEGFSHIIVISYLHMVSDENRRVLKVRHRRLRRFGIKIDDLPLVGVFCTDSPHRPNPIALSILELVERNGRFLKVRGLDLYDGTPVLDIKAYTPDRCIENIRVPWWVRKLEERIRETMGELKWI
- a CDS encoding DUF998 domain-containing protein: MSLNKHSWMDMIIFILSFSFPLTMIALAISMSSWFNIWNNALSDLGHAVKSSVAPIFNLGLAIGGILIVIVGLRNLYSWSRVKGSLIISMGVFLNLIGVFDEVYGWIHFLVSVLFFLSIIAYFIAISILDKSWIAVLLIIGHIAMWYLHFASEIPRGAAIPELLAVFSFLPFYIRDYFKSYTKR
- a CDS encoding radical SAM protein; amino-acid sequence: MGKCRICGRENILVSDTIGVCVDCLRKYPEKALPIALEAHRRSRYRFGLPPVTPTDHGGIKCSICGRGCIIGNSKRGYCGVRLNKDNQLVNITGSPWIATGLYYYDPHPTNCVAYPVCPAVTGRGYPKYALSPKGERGYYNIAVFYGACNMDCLYCQNWEYRKMASQGKPFLSIEDLVNSVNEKTTCVCFFGGDPGPWSIHAIEASRRMIEKARRIGNKVFRICWETNGLWNPYILRKAVEISLETGGIVKIDFKAWSPEVYIALTGIEPEHVELIRKNIKLVAEYFDQRPDPPLLVVSTLLVPGYIDDYEIDNMTRYIAEINNEIPYVFLGFHPDYELIDLPRTSWKHALRAVEIARRNGLRRVYVENQWLLSNQY
- a CDS encoding sulfite exporter TauE/SafE family protein, translated to MYDLILLFLGALGIGFVSAIVGIGGGTLMIPFMVLILNYDVKEAIATSLVSIIVTSSSASSIYLRRRDVDLKTAFLLEPSTAAGAIVGAYLTISLPTRIVETAFSLLLLYVSISMLRDALRRKEIETGNYKVSRQRRGVGVLIAFLAGLTSGMLGIGGGVLKVPLMTMVLGLPIRTAIATSSFMVGLTASAGSLVYLLKGYVNPYAVASLALGIIPGATLGAHMLKKISPRILKIIFSVTLMYASIKLLI
- a CDS encoding S9 family peptidase produces the protein MNKPEDLAHLKIVSSPIITVNGDKIFFTLTSINMDKDRYETNIWLYDLSTNNYAPITKGPTDQSPEPDRRGEKLAFISRRDAESENDRGNGIYILDLKYSREPRLVAWFKGGVRRIEWSPDGKYLLAIINEGEPEEDVKHIDDMPVWFNGVGFVYNMSSHLIILDPDSGEYEKITSGKIFVRSASWSNNGRYIAYTLSKDRVNPYLSELHIYDLVEKKDRVLLENITTYFTPAWSPDDKYVALIFHRRERGFSTHYKVYLINTDTGEEKCITCSLDRNVLNTLNSDVRARSNTRELYWDRNYNLYFLVSEKGITHLMAYNPLSDQFIEVYGREGFVVDDYSVSFNGRIALLGMTPYEPRELYLYENNSLRKLSFFNKFYLSRIELGKVEKFVFKASDGAEIDAWIMYPSKTGDKIPWILYIHGGPKTSYGWSFIEELHYLVSNGYAIVYGNPRGSDGYSEEFADIRGHYGERDYQDLLEIVDEALKRYNFLDPERIGVAGGSYGGFMTNWIITHTNRFKAAVTQRSISDWISMYGTTDIGHYFVEDQIRCTPWRNPETCLEKSPIKYIENAETPTLIIHSQEDYRCWLDQALMLYKALKLKGVDTKLVIFPGENHDLSRSGKPKHRMERLKEIKEWFDKYLKKKCEAKNY